Genomic segment of Nitrosopumilaceae archaeon AB1(1):
TCTTGTCCAGCAGATTGAACATGTATAGAATTAAGATTTGTATCATTTATAGATATTAAAGCTGTGAAATTTTCATGATTTCCAATTACTTGGGATGAATCCATAGTAATCTGTAGTCTTGTGTTCCAAGAGGCACCTAGTATTTGTTGAACAACTACAGTTCTATTAACTTGGGTGGCATTATTTCCTGATGAATCAGCAGAGTGGTATGTGATGGTGTAATTGCCTGCAGTATTTGTATCTACAGTATCACCACGAATAACGATAGGAGAGCCATCATCAGTAGTGGCGTTTTGCTCAGAGTAGGATGAGTAAATTTCTACATAAACGACATTATTACCATTCAGTGTGATTACTGGGGGAGTATCATCTGGTGCATTAAAAATTATTACAGTTCTAACAACTTGGGTGGCATTATTGCCTGATGAATCAACAGAGTTGTATGTGATGGTGTAATTGCCTTCAGTATCTATATTTACAGTGTCACCACCAATTATTACTGGAGAGTTGTCATCAGTAGTGGCGTTTTGCTCAGAGTAGGATTAGCCAAGTTCTACATAAACAGTAGCATTACCAATTAGTGTGATTGCTGGGGGAGTAGTGTCACGAACAACTATAATTCTATTCACTTGGGTGGCATTATTTCCTGATGAATCAGCAGAGTGGTATGTGATGGTGTAATTTCCCACGAGAGATGAATTTACAGTGTCACCACCAATTATTACTAGAGAGCCATCATCAGTAGTGGCGTTTTGCTCAGAGTAGGATGAGCCAAGTTCTACATAAACAGTAGCATTACCATTCAGTGTGATTACTGGGGGAGTAGTATCTAGAACGTTATTATTCACAGGTTGATTCACAAAGTTTTCTAGTGTTATGTCTGTACTTTGAGTAGAGTTTATTCCACCACTAGTTTTAGTATATGAGATAGTGATGGTTTCATTTGCCAAGAGATTTCTGCTTAAATTCAGAGTAATTGAAGAGGAGTCTGATGTTATACTATCTATTGTAGCAGATGTTCCATTAAGAGCAAAGTCTGTAGTAGGAATAACCGAATAGATAATGTTTTCATTAAAAGTAATTATAATGTTATAACCTTGTGTGTTGGTAATAGCAGAAGTTATCGCTACACTTCTATCTTCAGGTGCAGAGAAAGTTAAGAAAGTAGAAGGAGAGTTTTGATTTGCATACTCTGTTGCAATCCAGTCTGCAGAGCGAGCAGTAGAGGATAGTCGGAATTCATCGAATTTGCCATCAAAGTAGGAATCAGTTCCCCAATTGGATCTTCCGATATAGTTTGATGCTCTATTCTCATCAAGAGATGTATGCACAGCACCACTAGTAATTGAGGCGCCATTTTTGTAGATAGTTGCTGTACCTGATGATTCATGTACAACTGTAAAGTATGCCCATTGACCTGTCTGCAAAATATCACTAGCTGTGACACCATCAGAGCTGGTACCCTGTCGCATATCATATCTCAAATGCGGGTTAGTGCGATGGGCAGCAATTAGAATATTGTTATCATCCTGACCCTTGCCAAAATCAACGATTCTAGCCCAATTTTTAAGGACATCAATATTTGCCCATACCGAGATGGTAAAGTTTGTATTGTAGAATAGACTAGCTGTCAAGTCTGGAAGTTCAAGATAAACACCGTTGGCGTGGTCTACTCCATCAAAGTTTATTCCATTACCAATTTGTGCAGATACTAAATCATTAGAGTCAAAGGGAGTAGAGCCTTCAAATAGTGGTGTTGCATGACGATTATTCCCTGATGAGTCTAGTGTAGATTGTGCACCAAAAGTGGATTGATCCATGTGATAAATTATTTCATAGTCTGAGTCCCAAACATTATCATGTATAATAGTTGTCGCTAATGAGACATTATAATACATGTAGAGTATGGTATCACTGGTACTGCTCAAAGTAGGTAGACGAACCCAAGCTACTAGAGTACCGATAGTAGCATTATTAGTAAATGACTCAATTTCATGCGGTAATATAGTAAATCCATCACTGCTAGTGAAAATAATATCAGCTCCGTTAGGTAGAACAGATGAATTGCTCAAAGCAGAATCAGAGATACTTACTAGAAGGGTAAAGTTTTGAAGAATTGTAGTTATTTGGTTACTGTTAATAGTAATTTTCTGTCTAGTATCCCACAAGGAAGGTAAATCAAAAAATGGAACATTATTAGTGATTGGTTGATTTATAAAGTTTGCAAGTGATAAATTATTTACGTTTGTAATATTACTAGTTGTTTGACTATATGATAGTGTTAATGATAATGCAGGTGGAATGTTAGAGTCTAGTGTTAGATTGATGGCAGTGTCATTATGTCTAGTTATACTAGTTGTGGCAATACCTGAAATACTCACTGCAAAGTCAGTTGGAGAAGTGGTATTGGTAAGAGTGATTTCTCTATCAAAGTTGACAGTAATGTTGTCACCTCGCTGGTTTGTATAGGCGTTAACAAAGATTGGGGGTGGCAGAACATTATTAGTGATTGGTTGATTTATAAAGTTTGCAAGTGATAAATCATTTACGTTTGTAATATCACTAGTTGTTTGATTATATGATAGTGTTAATGATGATGTGGATGAAATACTAGAGTCTAGTGTTAGATTGATGGCAGTGTCATTATGTCTAGTTATACTAGTTGTAGTAATACCTGAAATATTTACTGCAAAGTCAGTTGGAGAAGTGGTATTGGTAAGAGTGATTTCTCTATCAAAGTTGACAGTAATGTTGTCACCTCGCTGGTTTGTATAGGCGTTAACAAAGATTGGGGGTGGCAGAACATTATTAGTGATTGGTTGATTTATAAAGTTTGCAAGTGATAAATCATTTACGTTTGTAATATCACTAGTTGTTTGATTATATGATAGTGTTAATGATGATGTGGATGAAATACTAGAGTCTAGTGTTAGATTGATGGCAGTGTCATTATGTTTAGTTATACTAGTTGTAGTAATACCTGAAATATTTACTGCAAAGTCAGTTGGAGAAGTGGTATTGGTAAGAGTGATTTCTCTATCAAAGTTGACAGTAATGTTGTCACCTCGCTGGTTTGTATAGGCGTTAACAAAGATTGGGGGTGGCAGAACATTATTAGTGATTGGTTGATTTATAAAGTTTGCAAGTGATAAATTATTTACGTTTGTAATATTACTAGTTGTTTGACTATATGATAGTGTTAATGATAATGCAGGTGGAATGTTAGAGTCTAGTGTTAGATTGATGGCAGTGTCATTATGTTTAGTTATACTAGTTGTGGCAATACCTGAAATACTCACTGCAAAGTCAGTTGGAGAAGTGGTATTGGTAAGAGTGATTTCTCTATCAAAGTTGACAGTAATGTTGTCACCTCGCTGGTTTGTATAGGCGTTAACAAAGATTGGGGGTGGCAGAACATTATTAGTGATTGGTTGATTTATAAAGTTTGCAAGTGATAAATCATTTACGTTTGTAATATCACTAGTTGTTTGATTATATGATAGTGTTAATGATGATGTGGATGAAATACTAGAGTCTAGTGTTAGATTGATGGCAGTGTCATTATGTCTAGTTATACTAGTTGTAGTAATACCTGAAATATTTACTGCAAAGTCAGTTGGAGAAGTGGTATTGGTAAGAGTGATTTCTCTATCAAAGTTGACAGTAATGTTGTCACCTCGCTGGTTTGTATAGGCGTTAACAAAGATTGGGGGTGGCAGAACATTATTAGTGATTGGTTGATTTATAAAGTTTGCAAGTGATAAATCATTTACGTTTGTAATATTACTGGTTGTTTGATTATATGATAGTGTTAATGATGATGTGGATGAAATACTAGAGTCTAGTGTTAGATTGATTGCAGTGTCATTATGTTTAGTTATACTAGTTGTAGTAATACCTGAAATATTTACTGCAAAGTCAGTTGGAGAAGCGGTACTGATAAGAGTGACTACTTTATCAAAGTTGACAATTATGCTGTCACCTCGCTGGTTTGTATAGGCGTTAACAAAGATTGGAGGCGGTAGAACATTATTAGTGATTGGTTGATTTGTAAAGTTTGCAAGTGATAAAGTAGGGTGTAGACTAGTAGTGATATTTGTGCCTGTATCGTTGTATGATAAAAGTGGAGAGTCGTCAAGGGATAGGGTAGAGTTTAGTGAAAGAATTATAGAAGTTGCATTATTACTAGTTATACTAACTATAGAAGTGGATGAATTAATTATAGCAAAGTCGCTAAGGAATGTAGTACTACCTACTGCAATATTTTCAGAAAATACAACAGTGATATTGCTACCAGTTGTATCAGTATATGCGCTACTAAAACTAGGTGGACCTATGACATTGTTTTGTACAGGAGTAGGACCACTACGTTGAAAATTAACACTACCAAATTCAAATATACTTAGACTGCCAGGACGATTATAAGTTACTGAAAAATTAGCGGTGCTGTAAGATATGGGCGGAGATACATCTAGGTATGCAGTGGTGGATCCATCATTACCGAAAGCAGTTATGTTTAGAGAAATATTAGTAAAACTAAAAGATGACATCACATTAGACAAAGTAACTGAAAGAGGTAAATTGAGGATCAAGACCAATACTACCTGAAGTATAAATTAACCTAGTACCATCATTGTTAGTAGATATCGCTTGTCCAAAAGCAGAATCTAGTGGAAAGAGCAAAGTGGCAGAGAGAACGATAATAGCAGTTAAAGAGAGAATCATCACAGATGAATGATAGGAATTATGCAATATTTATTAAAAATAAATAATAACTTATAATTGTTTGTCTAGTGGTCAATAGACAGGGCTCTGTTGCAACTTTGGGTGTTATACACATAACTTCTTTTTTGAACTTTAATAAAATATTTATAATTTTTAAAAATTAACTGCACTTTTACCAAGTGCTGGTTTACGCAATTCATCTCGTTTACGCATCTTCTCTATTTTCTCAGATTTACGTATTCGTTTTATTTCTCCTTGTTTAGAATCATCCACATATAGACTATTCATCAGTTTTTTAAAATTTTTTCTACTTTGGCTTTAGTAGGAAATTCAGCCTCCATTTGACATCATATACTCTGACTAGGCAAACATCCAAAATTATTCTCATTCAGAATTTTAATTAAAAAACTATTCACTGTCGATTCAGGATATCTAATTCTAACCAAAGCGGTATAACCATTCTTGAAATTATCACCTATGATTTTTGTACCACCATACACAAAAGAGGCGACATTATTCTTTGATGGAATTATTCGAATATATATTAAATTGTTTGTAGTAGTTGAAAAATAATCTCTTGAATATATCACACCCTTTTTTTGTAGAAAGAAATAGTCGTTCTGCATACACTACTACTCCTTTGTATCTGAATTTCAATACTGTCTCCAAGTTAGAATTCACAGCCCCATACATCAAAGAATAGAATTCATGAATCATCATTTTCCTGTTTACTTTTTGTATTAGGTCTAGTTTCACTGTAATTTTCATATGTAAGTGGACCAATTCCATCTCCTCTCTTCTCTATTATGTTCCATTCGATTTACCCTCAAAGCCTGTTTTGATTTATGATGAAAGCGTTTTTGATTATATCTAGTAATTCACCTAAACATTATGCAAATAATCGAAAGTGTAAATATTAAATTATTCCAGGGAGGATATATTTCAAATATGAATAATGATGGAAGATGTGTAATAATTAATCATACTGATATTGTAAGCGGTACTGTGATTAATCATTTGCAAGTTTTTGAATCTTATACAGGTAAAGGACTTGTGTATGTGTGTGTAAAAATCACACAATTCGAAGAGCAGATTGCAAGTATATACAATTAGTCAAATGTATAATGATTACAAATAGAGGATATACGAATAATAATTTTAGAATAATGGAATAGACTAGACTGAATCTGCGTAAATACTGTAATTCAGGTAATATCAAAAAAGATGGTATGAGGAACAACAAACAAGGAAAAATACAATGATTCAAATGTTTAGATTGTAATAAACGCTTTACATCAAATTTTGAATTTGAGGGTAAACAATCTGATTCAAAAATAATTACAGGTGCATTACAAATGTACTATTCAGGTATGTCAGTTGGAGATATTTCAACACATTATGAGTTTGATACTGATGTGAATCATTCTACTATGAATCGCTGGATTGCCAAATACCCTGTAATGTTAACTAGATATCTAGATGAAATCATACCACGTGTTGGCAATTGAGTTCGTGCTGATAAAGTATGAATAAAGGTGTCAGGTACGCCAAAATATCTATTTGCATCTATGAATAATGACACTCGTTTTGGGTTAGCTAAAGACATGGTCGATACTAAATTTCAGCACAACGCAGATTATTTGTTGAAACTGACTAAATTGATTACTGGGAATAAAACACCCAAGTATTTTATCACAGATGGATTACCATCATAGGGTAAATCGTCAAGAAGAGTATTTGGCAGAGAAACACAATATGATTAAATATGATGGAGCGTCTAAATGGTGAGATTCGTGATCGTAGGAAAGTGTTTAGAGGATTGAAGAGAAGATAGTCTGATTATTAATGGTGTGACAGTGTATTACAATTATGCCAAAAAGTATAGTGGTATTGACAATAAGAGACCATCTAAGAGAGCAAAGATAATTGTCAAGGGTCATAACAAGTGGAATACTTTGATACAGAGTGCAAGTTTGCATGATTATGAAACTATGTAATATTCTCTATATCTTTACCACAATTTTTACAGTTTAGATTTGCAAAGGAACTAGGATCAAGCATGTCAGGTTCAAATATAGAATCGAATCTTACATACATCACACTCATACTTGAACTTAGATATGATTGGAATTCCATAATACTTCTTTTTAGGATCAACAGAATTACATTCTAATTTATTATCTTTTAATAGTAATTCTAGTGCAGTTAATATGAAAGGATGATTTTCAGATGTAACAGGTTTAAAACTTTTTTCAAAATGATCAGCAATATATTTTTCAATTTCAGCGAGATCACATCCATATCCACTAGTATCATTAAATAAATTTATGAATAATCTCATCAACGCTTCTTCATAATTCTTCATTTTCCAACAATATTCTTCAGAATGAGAATTATATCTCATACTCAAACTCCAATCATTTGTTGTGATGCCCATAGATGGAGGCATTTCTATTAAATATTGTTTACGATTAAATCCTAAAGATGCAACAGAACATATGACCAAATGTTTTAAACAATGATTCAACACGTTCAATCATTGACACCTAATGCTAAAGATTATCAAAGAAAATTAGATTTTGTATTGAAAATAGCAAGGCAGAACGGAATGTCACAAATAGAGATATACGCAAGAGACGTATAAAATCGCAGATGGGCATCTGAGCGAGTCCCCTAGTATGTCTAACTGTTGCAGTGTTATGAAAAGCAAAAAATATAATTCCAAGATTGTATCAGGACCGCCATCAGAACAAGGAAATACATTATTGATTCGTTACAATTTGTGAACACATTTGTGGCATAATTCACTGTTTTTATAATAACAATTATAATTCATTGATTTATGAGTAACACCTGATGTTGCAACAGAACCTAATTCAAATGTATATAGTAATCATAT
This window contains:
- a CDS encoding DUF2341 domain-containing protein, producing the protein MMSSFSFTNISLNITAFGNDGSTTAYLDVSPPISYSTANFSVTYNRPGSLSIFEFGSVNFQRSGPTPVQNNVIGPPSFSSAYTDTTGSNITVVFSENIAVGSTTFLSDFAIINSSTSIVSITSNNATSIILSLNSTLSLDDSPLLSYNDTGTNITTSLHPTLSLANFTNQPITNNVLPPPIFVNAYTNQRGDSIIVNFDKVVTLISTASPTDFAVNISGITTTSITKHNDTAINLTLDSSISSTSSLTLSYNQTTSNITNVNDLSLANFINQPITNNVLPPPIFVNAYTNQRGDNITVNFDREITLTNTTSPTDFAVNISGITTTSITRHNDTAINLTLDSSISSTSSLTLSYNQTTSDITNVNDLSLANFINQPITNNVLPPPIFVNAYTNQRGDNITVNFDREITLTNTTSPTDFAVSISGIATTSITKHNDTAINLTLDSNIPPALSLTLSYSQTTSNITNVNNLSLANFINQPITNNVLPPPIFVNAYTNQRGDNITVNFDREITLTNTTSPTDFAVNISGITTTSITKHNDTAINLTLDSSISSTSSLTLSYNQTTSDITNVNDLSLANFINQPITNNVLPPPIFVNAYTNQRGDNITVNFDREITLTNTTSPTDFAVNISGITTTSITRHNDTAINLTLDSSISSTSSLTLSYNQTTSDITNVNDLSLANFINQPITNNVLPPPIFVNAYTNQRGDNITVNFDREITLTNTTSPTDFAVSISGIATTSITRHNDTAINLTLDSNIPPALSLTLSYSQTTSNITNVNNLSLANFINQPITNNVPFFDLPSLWDTRQKITINSNQITTILQNFTLLVSISDSALSNSSVLPNGADIIFTSSDGFTILPHEIESFTNNATIGTLVAWVRLPTLSSTSDTILYMYYNVSLATTIIHDNVWDSDYEIIYHMDQSTFGAQSTLDSSGNNRHATPLFEGSTPFDSNDLVSAQIGNGINFDGVDHANGVYLELPDLTASLFYNTNFTISVWANIDVLKNWARIVDFGKGQDDNNILIAAHRTNPHLRYDMRQGTSSDGVTASDILQTGQWAYFTVVHESSGTATIYKNGASITSGAVHTSLDENRASNYIGRSNWGTDSYFDGKFDEFRLSSTARSADWIATEYANQNSPSTFLTFSAPEDRSVAITSAITNTQGYNIIITFNENIIYSVIPTTDFALNGTSATIDSITSDSSSITLNLSRNLLANETITISYTKTSGGINSTQSTDITLENFVNQPVNNNVLDTTPPVITLNGNATVYVELGSSYSEQNATTDDGSLVIIGGDTVNSSLVGNYTITYHSADSSGNNATQVNRIIVVRDTTPPAITLIGNATVYVELG